In Bacteroidia bacterium, a genomic segment contains:
- a CDS encoding T9SS type A sorting domain-containing protein, which produces MKIYSFFLLVIVLFNVNEFCYSQNLQWAKSIGSNSWDRGRCMAIDRNENCFLIGQFNNTADFDPGLGTANLTSFGLGDIFFAKYAQDGSYLWANNIGSTNSDIGYSIDTDYNGNCYITGYFKDTVDFDPGLGTSTLISFGGMDIFIAKYAQDGTFIWAKNIGSTFDDIGQSIAVDSIGNCYITGYFTLTADFNPGIGISNLTSIGESDIFFAKYDSNGNYLWAKSIGSSNNDYSYSIAIDNLDNCYITGGFYGNADFDPSTGTAFLSLHGYEDVFFAKYGSDGSYLWAKNIGNSYCNGSSIAVDSIGSCYITGNFYGTVDFDPSSNTANLTTIGNTDIFISKYATDGTFLWAKNIGGSDYDYGQSLTIDRIGNCYITGHFANTVDFDPGTGVSSLTSFGGHDIFFAKFEPNGNFLWAKNIGGTYSEYTYSITVDDIGSCYITGYYTNTVDFDPNTGITNLISVGYEDVFFAKYDISTGANQLETKENELFRIYPSPATEIITITNNINSNETIVSIFDFQGKQIINSIFHNEKSMEINVNNLVKGIYLVKIQTDKSIESKKLVIQ; this is translated from the coding sequence ATGAAAATTTATTCATTTTTTCTTTTAGTAATTGTTTTGTTTAATGTAAATGAATTTTGTTATTCTCAAAACTTACAATGGGCAAAAAGTATTGGTAGCAATAGCTGGGATCGCGGACGTTGCATGGCAATTGATCGCAATGAAAATTGTTTTCTTATCGGTCAATTTAATAATACTGCAGACTTTGATCCAGGTTTAGGAACTGCAAATCTTACTTCGTTTGGTTTAGGTGATATATTTTTTGCTAAATACGCTCAAGATGGTTCATATTTATGGGCAAATAATATTGGTAGTACTAATAGTGATATTGGGTACAGTATTGACACAGACTATAATGGGAATTGTTATATTACTGGATATTTCAAAGATACTGTGGACTTTGACCCAGGTTTAGGAACATCAACCCTTATATCTTTTGGTGGAATGGATATTTTCATTGCAAAATATGCACAAGACGGAACATTTATTTGGGCTAAAAATATCGGTAGCACTTTTGATGATATTGGCCAAAGTATAGCTGTTGATAGTATTGGGAATTGCTACATAACAGGATATTTTACTCTTACTGCTGACTTTAATCCGGGCATTGGAATTTCAAACCTTACATCAATTGGAGAAAGCGATATTTTCTTTGCCAAATACGATTCTAATGGGAATTATCTTTGGGCAAAAAGCATTGGAAGCTCTAATAACGATTATAGTTATTCTATAGCTATTGATAATTTGGACAATTGTTATATCACAGGAGGATTTTATGGTAATGCTGATTTTGACCCAAGTACAGGGACAGCTTTCCTTTCGTTACATGGATATGAAGATGTTTTCTTTGCTAAATATGGTTCTGATGGCTCATACCTGTGGGCTAAAAATATAGGTAATTCTTATTGTAATGGATCTAGTATAGCTGTTGACAGTATTGGCAGTTGTTACATTACAGGAAATTTTTATGGAACAGTTGATTTCGACCCTTCATCAAATACTGCAAATCTAACAACTATAGGTAATACCGATATTTTCATTTCTAAATATGCTACAGATGGTACATTTCTTTGGGCAAAAAATATTGGTGGTTCAGATTATGATTATGGACAGAGTTTAACAATTGATAGAATAGGTAATTGTTATATAACTGGTCATTTTGCTAACACAGTTGACTTTGACCCTGGCACCGGTGTCTCATCTCTTACCTCATTTGGTGGACACGATATTTTCTTTGCGAAATTCGAACCAAATGGAAATTTTCTTTGGGCTAAGAACATTGGAGGAACTTATAGTGAATACACTTATTCGATTACAGTTGATGACATTGGAAGTTGTTATATAACAGGTTACTATACAAATACTGTAGACTTTGACCCAAATACAGGTATAACAAATCTGATATCAGTTGGTTACGAAGATGTTTTTTTTGCTAAATATGACATATCAACAGGTGCCAATCAATTAGAGACTAAAGAAAATGAATTGTTTAGAATTTATCCAAGTCCAGCAACTGAAATAATTACTATTACTAATAATATTAATTCAAATGAGACTATTGTAAGTATTTTCGATTTTCAAGGAAAGCAAATAATTAATAGTATATTCCATAATGAAAAATCTATGGAGATAAATGTCAATAATCTAGTAAAAGGAATTTATTTAGTAAAAATACAAACTGACAAAAGTATTGAATCTAAAAAATTGGTAATTCAATGA
- a CDS encoding DUF1905 domain-containing protein gives MTIKGIKYQFTAKPWRYEGPNGWYFVSLPLKLANEIRETHKSEEEGWGRLKTSAKIGNSEWKTAIWFDSKMKTYLLPLKAEIRKKENITVENKIEIILWI, from the coding sequence ATGACAATCAAAGGAATAAAATACCAGTTTACTGCAAAGCCATGGAGATATGAAGGACCCAATGGCTGGTATTTTGTTTCACTACCTCTAAAGCTTGCAAATGAAATAAGAGAAACTCATAAATCAGAAGAAGAAGGCTGGGGACGTCTAAAAACAAGTGCAAAAATTGGAAATAGCGAATGGAAAACTGCTATCTGGTTTGACTCTAAAATGAAAACTTATTTGCTACCTTTAAAAGCTGAAATCAGAAAAAAAGAAAATATCACTGTTGAAAATAAAATAGAAATCATTTTGTGGATATAA
- a CDS encoding T9SS type A sorting domain-containing protein translates to MKTLMKLLLLLLICSNATGQTYYHFPLSNTIWNIYEHNVWSNSNTEMKRYAFFNDTVTINNKVYSKLYEIDDTTINCSSANYLFPFREDSSKKVYFKIDTTEVLLYDFSLNVGDTIHYNYLFYGNFINPSNHFKRLDSIGSIQINNLFRKIYYFSGGITGNTWIEGIGAIDGEGLFAPIADICTCGLTYELACVKQNDTAIWINNPICNRCFCNLYLNIENIQTNIEITVYPNPTENSFKIDLAEMHNCTMLKLFSSDMKLINQFNIENEKQIIINQNIKSGLYFIEISNGSNNKITRKIIIK, encoded by the coding sequence ATGAAAACTTTAATGAAATTATTATTACTCCTTTTAATTTGTAGTAATGCAACAGGACAGACTTATTATCACTTTCCTCTTTCTAATACAATTTGGAATATTTATGAACATAATGTTTGGTCCAATTCGAATACAGAAATGAAAAGATATGCATTCTTTAACGATACTGTAACAATAAATAATAAAGTATATTCAAAACTATATGAAATAGATGACACAACAATAAACTGTAGTAGTGCAAATTATTTGTTCCCTTTTAGAGAAGATAGTAGTAAAAAAGTTTACTTTAAAATTGATACAACTGAAGTTTTGCTTTATGATTTTTCCCTAAATGTTGGTGATACCATTCATTATAATTATTTGTTTTATGGTAATTTTATAAATCCATCTAATCATTTTAAAAGATTAGATTCTATTGGTTCAATACAAATAAATAATCTTTTTAGAAAAATATATTATTTCTCCGGTGGGATAACTGGAAACACATGGATAGAAGGAATCGGAGCAATTGATGGAGAAGGACTTTTTGCCCCAATAGCTGACATTTGTACATGTGGATTGACATATGAATTAGCTTGTGTTAAACAAAACGATACTGCAATATGGATAAATAATCCCATTTGTAATAGATGTTTTTGTAATCTGTATTTAAACATTGAAAATATTCAAACAAATATTGAAATAACAGTATATCCAAATCCAACAGAAAACAGTTTTAAAATAGATTTGGCCGAAATGCATAATTGCACAATGTTAAAGTTATTTTCAAGTGACATGAAACTAATAAATCAATTTAATATAGAAAATGAAAAACAAATAATTATAAATCAAAACATAAAATCAGGACTATATTTTATTGAAATCTCAAACGGTAGTAATAATAAGATTACAAGAAAGATTATAATAAAATAA